A window from Pleuronectes platessa chromosome 6, fPlePla1.1, whole genome shotgun sequence encodes these proteins:
- the LOC128442069 gene encoding secreted frizzled-related protein 5, whose translation MTSVLCPHFSSRKCFLSALALLLLLLAGPSSTLAFGPGAGRARAGLEGRERARTGGRVRSGLKDKAGIEGNIETGFGNTRVSRPGAAAGRAGEEDSGANAGLRSMLSIGDDGLWEPRSSSRCVPIPAGMALCQNIGYDSMRMPNLLGHDSPAEAVQQSASWLPLLARECHSDARIFLCSLFAPICLDRFISPCRSLCESVRDSCAPIMSCYGYPWPEILRCDQYPADHLMCISSITNTTVHTGGRRVPLASCRDCELEEASSSRDTLETFCKSDFVVKLRLTRLKYSPGSLSQFSLAAKLDVLKHGPLLAGQIRSHIELWLERDATCVRNMTRQHPQGGNFLVTGTVQGGRLVVNKAYAWQRRDKKLMGAARKWKHHRCRS comes from the exons ATGACTTCAGTGCTCTGTCCTCATTTTAGCTCCAGAAAGTGCTTCCTTTCAGCCTTGGCACTACTTCTCCTTCTGCTTGCGGGGCCTAGCAGCACATTGGCGTTTGGTCCTGGTGCTGGTAGAGCAAGGGCAGGACTTGAGGGACGAGAAAGAGCGAGGACTGGCGGTAGGGTTAGATCTGGGTTAAAAGACAAAGCAGGTATAGAGGGCAACATTGAAACTGGATTTGGAAATACTCGTGTTTCTAgaccaggagctgcagcaggaagagCTGGTGAGGAGGACTCTGGTGCTAATGCCGGACTCAGATCCATGCTTTCTATAGGAGATGATGGACTGTGGGAGCCCCGCAGTTCCTCTCGATGCGTGCCCATCCCAGCCGGCATGGCCTTGTGCCAAAACATTGGTTATGACTCTATGAGGATGCCCAACCTGCTGGGACACGACTCTCCAGCTGAGGCCGTACAACAGAGTGCCAGTTGGTTGCCACTACTAGCAAGAGAGTGCCACTCCGATGCCCGCATCTTTCTCTGCTCTCTATTTGCACCCATCTGCCTTGACAG GTTTATATCACCCTGCAGAAGTTTGTGCGAGTCTGTACGGGACAGCTGCGCACCGATCATGAGTTGCTATGGCTACCCCTGGCCAGAAATTCTACGTTGTGACCAGTATCCTGCAGACCATCTCATGTGTATCTCCTCCATTACCAACACCACTGTCCACACCGGCGGGCGGAGAG tgCCTCTGGCGAGCTGTCGTGACTGTGAACTGGAGGAGGCCTCCTCTTCAAGAGATACTCTGGAGACTTTTTGTAAGAGTGATTTTG TTGTGAAACTGCGTCTAACGCGGCTGAAGTACAGCCCTGGGAGCCTTTCGCAGTTCTCACTGGCTGCCAAACTGGATGTTCTGAAGCATGGACCCCTGTTAGCTGGGCAGATACGCTCACACATTGAGCTGTGGCTAGAGAGGGACGCCACCTGTGTAAGGAACATGACACGACAACATCCCCAAGGCGGCAACTTCCTAGTGACAGGCACGGTGCAGGGGGGGCGCCTGGTGGTAAATAAGGCTTATGCCTGGCAAAGACGGGACAAGAAACTGATGGGAGCTGCGCGCAAATGGAAACACCACAGATGCAGGAGCTaa
- the LOC128442068 gene encoding transmembrane prolyl 4-hydroxylase, with translation MEDIEDDMLEEKEEEGEEEEGESDGSENPSLLPFKPPSRATRLHIERSSVCSRAYFVVVMVFFHVYILNVIALLLYVHYNNGPGELVSGAGTPSASVGGGGSSVPHPAPAPTELQVQDHSQSFSLPRIEGIRVGHVQQVSLVPDSSHEMRTLSLKPLLFEIPGFLSEEECRVVVQLAQLKGLMESQTMSPGQGPEESNQPLLSISTEEVFSLLDLNQDRLLQKQEIVSHSRSRDGTWLSPDNLRQILTGLEARPAGLLTLEDFRRVYDMSQRPGQQQNGKLRSQFKQRNKHTWLYQGLGSHHVLQTLRNRLISLTRLPPALVELTEPLQVIRYEHGDFSNAHHDSSRSHSETTCAHTRLAGNTSALTEVSCRYLTVSFYLSSAEEGGETSFPVADNRTYDEQALGQDGVDLIDTQETCGRGNLRIKPTAGTALLWYNHLSDGRGWMGDLDEYSLHGDCPVRRGVKWVANSWVNVDPDHQLQVRYQRLVAQRHKAKSTLEEAYQPLSHSDLHQDL, from the exons ATGGAAGACATTGAAGACGATATGttggaagagaaggaagaggagggggaggaagaagagggggagtCCGACGGCAGCGAGAATCCATCATTGCTCCCCTTCAAACCCCCCTCACGCGCCACTCGACTGCACATCGAGAGAAGCAGTGTCTGCTCTCGGGCTTATTTCGTCGTGGTCATGGTCTTCTTCCATGTGTACATCCTGAATGTCATCGCCCTGCTGCTCTACGTGCACTACAACAACGGCCCCGGGGAACTCGTGAGCGGTGCCGGGACCCCCTCAGCATCAGTAGGTGGGGGTGGCAGCTCCGTGCCCCATCCTGCCCCGGCCCCCACAGAGCTGCAAGTGCAGGACCACAGTCAAAGTTTCAGTCTGCCTCGCATCGAGGGAATACGG GTTGGACATGTTCAGCAGGTATCCCTTGTCCCAGACAGTTCGCATGAGATGAGGACACTGAGCTTAAAACCTCTGTTATTTG AGATCCCTGGCTTCCTGTCAGAGGAGGAATGTCGTGTGGTGGTGCAACTGGCTCAGCTCAAGGGTCTGATGGAGAGCCAGACAATGTCACCAGGCCAGGGACCAGAGGAGTCCAACCAGCCACTACTTTCTATCAGCACAGAGGAGGTCTTCAGTCTGTTGGACCTAAACCAGGACAGGCTGCTGCAGAAGCAGGAG ATTGTGAGTCACTCACGTTCTCGAGATGGAACATGGTTGAGCCCAGACAACTTACGGCAGATACTCACTGGTCTGGAAGCTCGTCCAGCAG GGTTGCTGACCTTGGAAGACTTTAGGCGTGTTTATGATATGTCGCAACGTCCAGGACAACAGCAGAATGGAAAGCTCCGGAGTCAgttcaaacagagaaacaaacatacATGGCTTTATCAAGGTCTTGGATCCCACCATGTGCTGCAAACACTCAGGAAcag ATTAATCAGTCTGACACGTCTCCCCCCTGCGCTTGTTGAACTGACTGAGCCACTGCAGGTGATTCGCTATGAGCACGGAGACTTCAGTAATGCCCACCATGACAGCAGCCGTTCTCATTCAGAGACGACATGTGCACACACGCGACTGGCGGGAAACACATCTGCCCTCACAGAGGTCTCCTGCAG gTATCTTACTGTGTCATTCTACCTCAGCTCTGCAGAGGAAGGTGGTGAGACCTCCTTTCCTGTGGCAGACAATCGTACCTATGACGAGCAG GCACTGGGCCAGGATGGAGTTGATTTGATAGACACCCAGGAGACATGTGGCAGAGGGAACCTGAGAATAAAACCAACTGCTGGGACAGCACTTCTCTGGTACAACCATCTCTCTGATGGGAGAG GTTGGATGGGCGACTTAGATGAGTATTCCCTGCACGGCGACTGCCCGGTCAGGCGTGGGGTGAAGTGGGTGGCCAACAGCTGGGTAAATGTGGACCCAGATCATCAATTGCAGGTCCGCTACCAGAGACTAGTTGCTCAGAGGCACAAAGCTAAGTCGACCCTGGAGGAAGCTTACCAGCCTCTCTCAcacagtgacctccaccaggatCTATAG